A portion of the Candidatus Palauibacter polyketidifaciens genome contains these proteins:
- a CDS encoding BF3164 family lipoprotein: MRRSVIGLAVAILAIGACRQAEPAALDTGSLPELTPEAVFADDSLGWIVEIALAGDRVVALDAMLEPSVHVVDLETPGRLGSYGRQGDGPGEFKDPEQIVIGAAESPDEVWILDGIHQRLTRLSLPEIEAGAEVNPETVPLNGPIAGALVRASDGTWFAGGWITEGRIGRYHANRSYDRTILGFPPEVAEAPGTTLPQAYESWVVADPAGDRLAAATLLGGLLEIFDHDGVPIARAAVPDPFQPAWAQGQSSSGRGVMAISPETRYGFTDLAATQRYLYGVFSGRRVDEDGPVWASQQVQVYTWDGAYVRTLRLDRSAEAIAIDASDTWLYASGLEPTPWIGRFRLPELTR, translated from the coding sequence ATGAGGCGGTCGGTGATCGGGCTGGCGGTCGCGATCTTGGCGATCGGCGCGTGTCGTCAGGCGGAACCGGCCGCGCTCGACACCGGCAGCCTTCCCGAGTTGACGCCGGAGGCCGTCTTCGCGGACGACTCGCTCGGCTGGATCGTCGAGATCGCGTTGGCCGGAGACCGCGTGGTGGCGCTGGATGCGATGCTGGAGCCGTCGGTTCACGTCGTCGATCTCGAGACGCCGGGGCGCCTCGGTTCCTATGGCCGCCAGGGCGACGGGCCGGGCGAGTTCAAGGACCCGGAGCAGATCGTGATCGGGGCCGCGGAATCGCCCGACGAGGTCTGGATCCTCGATGGCATCCATCAGCGCCTCACGCGGTTGTCCCTGCCGGAGATCGAAGCGGGGGCGGAAGTGAACCCGGAGACCGTCCCGCTGAACGGTCCGATCGCCGGAGCACTCGTGCGCGCTTCGGACGGGACGTGGTTCGCCGGCGGATGGATCACAGAGGGTCGTATCGGTCGCTACCACGCGAACCGGAGCTACGACCGCACCATCCTGGGCTTCCCGCCCGAGGTGGCGGAGGCGCCGGGGACGACGCTCCCGCAGGCGTACGAGAGCTGGGTCGTGGCCGATCCCGCAGGGGACCGCCTGGCCGCCGCGACGCTCCTCGGCGGGCTGCTCGAGATCTTCGACCATGACGGCGTTCCGATCGCCCGGGCGGCGGTGCCCGACCCCTTCCAGCCCGCGTGGGCCCAGGGACAATCGAGCAGCGGGCGGGGCGTAATGGCCATCAGTCCGGAGACGCGTTACGGCTTCACGGACCTGGCCGCCACCCAACGCTACCTGTACGGCGTCTTCTCGGGACGGAGGGTGGATGAGGACGGGCCCGTCTGGGCGTCGCAGCAGGTGCAGGTCTACACCTGGGACGGCGCATACGTGAGGACGCTGCGCCTCGACCGGAGCGCGGAGGCCATCGCGATCGACGCCTCCGACACGTGGCTCTACGCGAGCGGACTCGAACCCACGCCGTGGATCGGCCGCTTCCGGCTCCCGGAGCTCACGCGATGA